The sequence ggggatgggaagcagctctgggggggaagggccagatcctgaccctggcccccccttctccctccccgaggccagtcatgctgcccctgaccccccctacctccctgaggccagtcgcactgcccccgatcctgaccccggcctccccttctccctccccgaggccagccctgctccccagctcagtgcgggcccctgctctctccttagctcagtcccactctgccgaccctggctccctcctggctccctgctctgccagtcaggctgaactgggactttagcctctccccgttgttcctggggactgtcagtctcaggattttgatctctcatttcccctgcctttcactgagtttcagtaaggagctagcagcaataatgcctctactttttcccccactcctgtgcggaatacattttgttatgtgcaccaaggcatgcacggatgtgcactgttacgtcacgtggagtttcacagcatgggaagaaatcagtggaaatacagagagcttgagtagttgcaagtgtccattttattgcatagcacggagctagctagaaaaaacccaaaccagctgggctgacccccagtgacctaacgcagttactataacaacaagatctatgtctacacccagtacaccacatgcaccaccactagaaacacatgctaccagctagcaaactgggcagcatttgaatgtctcctggctggccgcccaagagctcagcttgcagggaacactggctaaccgtccccttccacctggagaagggagagacaggaaagcagcaacagagcatctgcctgggggaagcccgaatcccatgcaggagtggagccctgttccttgttccaggcccttgctagagtcccctcccgtagctgcagctatggccggcagttttaaaagcggacttacgctggccctgcaacccgagcgactctgtcagtgggtgcttatcactccatcacctcgagctgtttaaccagcttgtttaaccaaggagggagggaaagggaaacctttggccatttgagggttgcgtgccaatggagggaaaggggatggataaaaaggggctgagcacacggtactgcctctttttaaacccaggcccaaagatgtcctggaattctgggccactggcctgaaggcgatggtcaaactgcctggcagctggacttttggagtcttgttattcctgggctcctggtagcgatggctcccattccaggggattcctgccaggtagtttacctcagacagcagcttttattcccccgtgtcacttctcccggtatctgagactttggtcatggggatcaagcatttaacatgattccaagaggaaccggatggttcatctagcgagccaggctcaccgatatttgagtagttaataaaaatccctagttgctgtgtgtaggtctaaaaagtgaaggttagtatcattagtcttattttacagacagggaataacctctccaacctgtgggagaggcaggaatagaacccaggtttcctgataccacagtcagggctttgttaccaggctacatcctgtactagaaaggatgggcctgaagcatgggcctggtgtaaggcctgaggcctgaaccaaagtaagcaagagttagctgaagagaaacaggcaggtcgtgtcaaaagcagacggttgcctgaaagtcttgggacttaaccctaactgtcttgcctggaaaggttgaaaccatagacaaaaggtcctagaaagtctccaggaatgctagagaagcaggaagcgagttgacaggaggccaggaaagaaaatggaaacagaatttggggttttgaattggaagcagtgatgtgcctgttgtgtgatcatgcctggaagatgtgaattaagccaggaacctgggcaagcagaatccagcgacgttcttggctagggaaagactaaatcttggaacaagagagatgtgagtagaacagggaatttttagtcagacgctactaggttattttctttatttttttagtttgttcgacttctttttgctaagcacatgtaactatccccctttaccctagaactcttcaaactgaatcccagggaagcgattttctgtgttttaatctttctttttccagtttctttgtaacacctagcaaccaagtagatatgctggagggcagtagatatgctggagggcagggatagggtccagagtgacctagacagattagaggattgggccaaaagaaatctgatgaggttcaacaaggacaagtgcagagtcctgcacttgggatggaagaatcccgagcatagttcaggctggggaccgactggctaagtagcagttcagcagaaaaggacctgggggttacagtggatgagaagctggatatgagtcaacagtgtgaccttgtagccaagaaacctaatggcatattagggtgcattaggaggagcattgccagcagatccagagaagtgattattccccttcattcggctctggtgaggccacatctggcgtattgtgtccagttctggggcccccactatagaaaggatgtggacgcattggagagggtccagcggagggcgaccaaaatgattagggggctggagcgcatgacctatgaggagagactgagggatttgggtttgtttagtctgcagaagagaagagcgaggggggatttgatagcagccttcaacttcctgaagggaggttccaaagaggatggagagaggctgttcacagtagtgacggatggcagaacaaggagaaatggtctcaagttacaatggggaaggtctaggttggatattaggaaaaactatttcactaggagggtagggaaacactgagatgggttccctagggaggtggtggaatctgcatccctagaggtttttaagtcttggcttgacaaagccctggatgggttgatttagttgggataggtcctgccttgggcaggggctggacttgatgactcctgaggtctcttccagctctatggttctatgattctaagtaatgtttcaccaagtgtatttgttttgttaatagacgtcacatttttaaaaccatgatctgattcctgcatcctagagggcggaaggttctgtatgcacgtgcctaagacagcaagccatacttctaggagaaattacaggttttcaagctctctctggagggagtgtcaaggacaaggaaggtaccccacaggagggaattctgaaatgcgcctgtttggttctcaaaggggtttgtgcatttggatgatggcagcaacaccaacacaagcctccagtggcagggtattttaaagtctcttgtgggcccccaccttctgcacttggagtgccagagtgggaaacagccttgacatgacccctctccaatttatcaacatccatctggaattctggtcaccagagctgggcacagaactccagcagcagaagttcaagtgccgaataaagaggctaagtcggttccccactctggcacttggaatgcagaaggtgtgggcccaaaagagaccttaaaataccgtgtctctatgggcttctgcttcaaaactccccaaggtcacagattccctgagcttaggagggttgctgcctctacccaagtggaaaaaaactttttcttcttgaacgcaggaagaagtcacttgggaacgtattccagaagggtaccccaaactcttttacacaagagccaaaagaaatctgatgaggttcaacaaggacaagtgcggagtcctgcacttgggacagaagaatcccaagcattgttacaggcctgggaccaaccagctaagtagtagttctgcagaaaaggacctgggggttacagtggatgagaagctggagatgagtcaacagtgtgcccttgtagccaagaaggctaatggcatattaggttgcattaggaggagcattgccagcagatccagagatgtcattattcccttttatttagcacttggaaagaaaaaaagaaaaatgaaaacaaactgtaatttctgatagctgtcctcttagtcttaggcaggtatacacagacctcctattactttccaggatacaagatcagatcatagccttaaaataggtgattatattaagaaaacaaaaaggtattcatttgtaaagctgacttggctgctaggagttatagcgcaactgagaaaagaacagattaaaacacagacaattgcatccctgggattcagtttaaagttatagtggggagaggaggggatatggatttagcacagaggagtttaaccaaacaacaaaacaaaaaaataacctgatcgcatctaaataaacattctctatctactcaagtatccacacttccaaggtccagtccaattctaggcccaggtattcttttttttaggcatgatgtccctgcccagttcaattcatcccccccccccccattcccttccacagctccaggattaaactcacaaagaaaaacagcagacagattcccttttaatgcagatctgaactctttcttctcactggtgctcctggctccctgccaacactttctagctagctaggtttaaccctttagtcactgaatactgggatgttcagaaaagaacagtgggcctcccatccatcacagaagcgagacaacctctttactcctgctcaagcgtttcctgtttatacatcccagaattacaatagctttttaagccccaacgccacaatgggagctcatgttctgctgattacccaccatgacctctacatctcttttccccgccctgcaagtctggcccacagaaccatgggaagtggcataggctagcctgggccagggcaaaggaacacgtgggcctttctcttctccatctctccctctgcattgcacagcagggcgcaggagtgccagggggctctgtggacgctgtttggcttaatgccagcgaaagcagggtctacaggagtacttacgggctcctagtgttaagagctgtgatgtggttgcctcagcagcgtggctcagtgcttctgttcttggagctctggtgttatcagtggtcagtgcaggtaacgcagcctgctcctgctgcagatctcgctgttatgcacaaagaccgaccacaggcaccgtctggtgacagaggcacttggccaggtttatagccgtgtagtcacagatctagtgccctggatttgcggttacacgtgcaccaactcatgagtgccccaggacgaggagcaattcagtcagtaagtctctgttgtcccttcggccatgcaaagggggtaaggccaggcaccccaatatttatagcctaaaataaacttgtctggtttcggacatttgtttgctccctccccttgtacctagtaccttgaaccgaaaaatattagcggagacactgttgagcatccactgaggatgcgctcggtgaggctaatcttcgtgttttacctcatccccgttgcagggttccagaccaaggaggatatctactgcctcgctttagcgaaggccctgtacactgtgcccacgccagtgactgctgggttttatgcaccatggggacattgcaaaaacctgctcttacacaaaatcaagggtgagtactgccccggggaacgtaagacggggaaggaaccttgtggggatggggattagtggatgacaactatctccaaagagccagagccacccgtactcatttgccgattatgcaatcgcataggggacctgaaaatttggagcagcactgggttttcatgtccactccacccacctgcctcttcctatccatggtctgtggctctgcttcctccagcagcagaagttctagaagatctagttaatttacaagtgacaaagtctgctcgagctactggcagaacatcgacaacatggtaatgaagccatttaacaggcatttgccaacctctgctaaatgtttgctgaatttactgtgagagtcgacaggaccttagtttaaaatgtgtttgtttattagtgtgtggatgaggattataaaatcacaacgctaaaaattcaacatccatctgggctgctgttgggcagatgggcaccagtttaatagtatggcgtaggatcccatcaatcctaaggatggctttgccaagagctacccattcttgattgcttcccagaagggagggattgtgaagctggaagacccttcaggaggagagatttaaggcactgccaggtacctaacatatcttcctcttttatctcagagaacatggaaaacgaatcgaagaagaaagaccaggaggaatttcagcggacgcagaagatgcagcgtgacaacactggccgggatctactcaagctcctgttactcatgatcttctaccggccggtcctgacggagcagcagaagtggagaaggaacgtgaaacacgtcttcatccatttcagcgcctgggagtacgcgggctgcgaccagctctgggcaggcctcattaccacactgtgcgacggcatcgaaagccactttggtctcctacccatgagcatttacaggaccatagacaggaaatgtagcatcatcgaaagaccaggggatcaggaatgggttagcaagaagttcctcttcctcccgctgtgggtggctgtgatccttttgatcatggtagctattggggtgggtggtctcctcctagtgtttgggatccccatcggggatgcctcgggagacgccatagctgtcgtggaaggcattggggtgacggctgtcagcgtctctgcagcagctgccatacggctcactatcacagtggtacgaaacattatcgtcacccagaagagccagctggagagacagatgaaccagacggctctcagcgcacagctgggcttcatgagctgcgtgaaaagcgaagtcaggacaatcactgggttcctgcagtacctggagatcttccagcggcggaagctgcgggtggtgctggagatcacccacttggatacatgcagccctgacaaggtggtgggcgtccttgatgccatgaacatcctcctctcagacgatgacgcccctttcatctccatcctggctgttgactccagcatcattgtcgactgcgtggaaagctccaagtatatgagaggtatggccaacaacggctaggagttcttaaaccgcatcgtcaccctgcccttctctgtccctcggatggactgcgacaccaagcggaggctgatcaggaatatcatcgcgcgcaaggagcagctagaggcagaggtcggcttccggcaggatggcaagatggaagccagctctgacttcctcaacatctctcgctaccattcggccaaccacgatgcccagaatccagttgcagaggacagccagatacctctcatggttggaaccccagcgctgggaaccggcagctgcgggaaaggtatccgagccaaagacctcattcaagatgc comes from Pelodiscus sinensis isolate JC-2024 chromosome 33, ASM4963464v1, whole genome shotgun sequence and encodes:
- the LOC142823352 gene encoding NTPase KAP family P-loop domain-containing protein 1-like produces the protein MRSVRLIFVFYLIPVAGFQTKEDIYCLALAKALYTVPTPVTAGFYAPWGHCKNLLLHKIKENMENESKKKDQEEFQRTQKMQRDNTGRDLLKLLLLMIFYRPVLTEQQKWRRNVKHVFIHFSAWEYAGCDQLWAGLITTLCDGIESHFGLLPMSIYRTIDRKCSIIERPGDQEWVSKKFLFLPLWVAVILLIMVAIGVGGLLLVFGIPIGDASGDAIAVVEGIGVTAVSVSAAAAIRLTITVVRNIIVTQKSQLERQMNQTALSAQSTWKSWTC